Proteins from a single region of Ferrimicrobium sp.:
- a CDS encoding alpha-E domain-containing protein: MLVRIAASLFWLGRYLERADDTARILEVHLNHELESGSTAPQSSFLSTLGFDKLDGDEADSATLFATLGFSLDHPNSIASSIVAARRNAGGLRELLPSEVYEAINIADRLLVKMPRRSTSLSEFFRYVRLAHERVAITVGLLNESFPRDDGWQFLQLGTFIERVDMTLRLLKFRLVFAPESRDWVTTLKYCSAYEFYIRTYHGQVEPEYVLEFLLVDRLFPRSVQFGLLTAERCLEHIAPDTHRSAPPAPAQRILGQARATISFLTREDLTTRIETLLEDLSLACSLASDAITQQYFGDVRGQSWQREVATALPRSGR, from the coding sequence ATGTTGGTTCGTATCGCAGCATCACTTTTCTGGCTAGGTCGTTACCTGGAGCGCGCCGATGATACCGCTCGCATCCTTGAGGTACACCTCAATCATGAGCTCGAGTCTGGATCAACAGCCCCACAGAGTTCCTTCCTCTCTACCCTCGGTTTTGACAAGCTTGACGGCGACGAAGCCGACTCAGCGACGCTCTTTGCCACACTGGGCTTCTCGCTCGACCATCCAAACTCGATCGCATCCTCAATTGTCGCTGCCAGAAGAAACGCTGGAGGGCTAAGGGAACTGTTGCCAAGCGAAGTTTACGAAGCCATCAACATCGCTGATCGCCTCCTCGTCAAAATGCCTCGCAGAAGTACTTCCCTCTCCGAATTTTTCCGCTACGTCCGCCTTGCCCATGAGCGCGTTGCCATCACCGTCGGCCTCCTCAACGAGAGCTTCCCACGCGATGATGGTTGGCAATTCCTCCAACTTGGGACCTTTATCGAGCGTGTCGATATGACGCTTCGCCTCCTCAAGTTTCGCCTCGTCTTCGCACCAGAAAGTCGAGATTGGGTCACGACGTTGAAGTACTGTTCTGCGTATGAGTTCTATATTCGCACCTACCATGGTCAAGTAGAGCCCGAGTATGTGCTCGAATTTCTACTCGTCGATCGTCTGTTTCCGCGCAGCGTCCAGTTCGGCCTACTGACGGCCGAGCGTTGCCTGGAACACATCGCACCCGACACCCATCGGAGCGCTCCGCCCGCTCCAGCCCAACGAATCCTCGGTCAGGCAAGAGCCACGATATCCTTCTTGACGAGGGAGGACCTCACCACACGAATCGAGACACTGCTTGAAGACTTGAGTCTTGCCTGCTCTCTCGCCTCAGATGCCATCACTCAGCAATACTTCGGAGACGTCCGCGGACAATCATGGCAACGCGAAGTAGCCACCGCACTGCCACGGAGTGGGCGATGA
- a CDS encoding circularly permuted type 2 ATP-grasp protein produces MENTLLDAYAISDTFDEVLTAPGLPRPGCMELYSALQELSETEFEQRCQERDLSFRDRGVTYSFAGLEAPFPLDPIPRIISSQEWAYLESGVIQRVRALEAFLDDVFTQQRIFRDRIIPHRLVLSSPLFIRQAYGLAPANGVRIHISGMDIVRGHDGKLMVLEDNLRTPSGVSYVLENRRSMTRIFPEFFRGNRVRPVANYPTELLRALVAAAPQGATSDPKVVLLTPGIHNAAYFEHTFLARQMGVDLVEGGDLACRDGICYLHTTEGDQRVDVIYRRISDDYLDPLYFEPSSLLGVPGLVTCIRAGNLTVANAIGNGVADDKLTYTYVPDMIRYYLGEEPILANVPTYRLEDPEVRSWVVKRLDQLVLKPVDASGGTGIVIGPDADEATLLAARAAMLANPRGWIAQEVVRLSTCPTRVPEGIEPRHIDLRPFVINQGDRIWVLPGGLTRVALPKGSLIVNSSQGGGSKDTWVLDATADKVDLHPTNGVAAGEHLVHQATAPEPDHPLQSTKQQEQ; encoded by the coding sequence ATGGAGAATACCCTCCTTGACGCATACGCGATCTCGGACACCTTCGACGAGGTGCTCACTGCGCCGGGACTTCCGCGCCCAGGTTGCATGGAGCTCTACAGCGCGCTCCAGGAGCTCAGCGAGACCGAGTTCGAGCAGCGCTGCCAGGAGCGAGACCTCTCGTTCCGTGACCGTGGTGTCACCTACTCCTTCGCGGGATTGGAGGCACCCTTCCCGCTCGACCCGATCCCGAGGATCATCTCCTCACAGGAGTGGGCCTACCTCGAGAGCGGTGTCATCCAACGAGTCCGCGCACTCGAAGCCTTTCTCGACGACGTCTTCACCCAACAGCGGATCTTTCGAGATCGAATCATCCCCCACCGGCTCGTTCTCTCCTCTCCACTCTTCATTCGACAGGCCTACGGACTGGCACCAGCCAACGGTGTTCGCATCCACATCTCGGGCATGGACATCGTGCGGGGCCATGATGGGAAACTGATGGTGCTTGAGGACAACCTGCGAACCCCGTCTGGAGTCTCCTATGTACTCGAGAATCGGCGGAGTATGACGCGCATCTTTCCAGAGTTCTTTCGTGGTAACCGAGTGCGACCAGTAGCAAACTACCCGACAGAACTCCTCCGCGCCCTCGTAGCGGCAGCCCCCCAGGGCGCGACTTCGGATCCAAAAGTGGTCCTCCTCACACCTGGCATCCACAACGCTGCCTACTTCGAACACACCTTTCTTGCTCGGCAGATGGGTGTGGATCTCGTTGAAGGAGGCGACCTAGCCTGTCGGGACGGCATCTGTTATCTCCATACCACCGAGGGCGACCAGCGAGTCGATGTCATCTACCGACGAATCAGTGACGATTACCTCGACCCGCTCTACTTTGAACCCTCTTCGTTGCTTGGCGTACCTGGCCTCGTCACCTGCATCCGTGCGGGCAACCTCACCGTCGCAAATGCAATCGGGAATGGCGTCGCCGACGACAAACTCACCTACACCTATGTTCCCGACATGATTCGCTATTATCTTGGTGAGGAGCCGATCCTCGCAAACGTTCCAACCTATCGGCTTGAGGACCCCGAGGTCCGTTCATGGGTCGTCAAGAGGCTCGACCAACTCGTGCTCAAACCAGTCGATGCCTCGGGTGGTACCGGAATTGTGATCGGACCTGATGCCGACGAGGCAACGCTCCTTGCGGCGAGAGCAGCGATGCTTGCGAACCCTCGTGGCTGGATCGCCCAAGAGGTGGTCCGGCTGTCGACCTGTCCAACCAGAGTTCCTGAAGGCATCGAACCCCGACATATCGACCTACGTCCGTTTGTCATCAACCAAGGGGATCGCATCTGGGTACTTCCTGGAGGGCTCACACGGGTTGCCTTACCGAAGGGCTCCCTGATCGTCAACTCCTCCCAGGGAGGCGGTTCCAAGGACACCTGGGTACTCGATGCCACCGCAGACAAGGTTGATCTCCATCCCACCAACGGCGTCGCGGCTGGCGAACATCTCGTCCATCAAGCGACTGCTCCTGAGCCAGATCACCCGCTGCAAAGCACGAAACAACAGGAGCAATGA
- a CDS encoding error-prone DNA polymerase codes for MPRHRQRPIWRVQDVDSVRSGYTASDPPVSGYAELHAHSYFSFLDGVVSPEDLVAAASHAGLAGIALTDHNGLYGVPRFLAAAHSVGIQPIIGAEVTLGRAETRTGAFDPPGEHLVVLAASIEGYQALSRTLAEGHLRGGSKGVFSLSLDQLAANQPRDGWIVLTGCRKGPLSRAFMEEGPNATRRRLSELEERFGRDALVIEIHDHGDPLDAVRADFFAALATERALPLVGTQNVHALDGHGQRLATVAAAIRSNSRLAQLDGYLPSAGVPRLRTPKEQRQHFGRYPGVVAQTLEVMERCRFPLQLIAPGLPRSLAPAGATDSSWLRNLTFERAPQRYGVAGAERVPGAYRQLGYELDIIEALGFAGYFLVVTDLVDFCRREGIYCQGRGSAANSAVCYALGITNADPVALGLLFERFLSPERDGPPDIDIDIESGRREEVLQYVFRRYGREHAAQVASLITYRARSVLRDSARVYGVPTTQIDRWSRQIERRGSLRASLEARDHRGHPLLEVPTDIAQIALGLEDAPRHLGLHVGGMVICDRPIIEVCPVEWARKAERSVLQWDKDDCARMGLVKFDLLGLGMLGAIHEMVDLVKEAWGVTVDIALLPQEEQVYEMLQHADSIGLFQVESRAQMATLPRLKPTCFYDLVVEVALIRPGPIQGGSVHPYLRRRSGEEAVTYAHPLLERSLAKTLGVPLFQEQLMQMAMDVAGFSPAQADELRQAMSSRRSTERMERLKRRLFAGMEANGVDDRAKEEIYQKLSAFANFGFPESHAASFAYLVYVSAWFKLHYPAALYAGILRSQPMGFWSPQTLLRDATRHGVEIMPPDVNHGSAITTLEAHDGEIRLRVGLNTIRGIGDEKAHAIIGARPYDAWRALLDRVELNESQLVNLAKAGAFDSFGEHRHTVIWQSGEVVRDRGGLSGIVAMGTQPPFPPLDEKERQRMESHALGFVTDGHPLELLRTSLERSGVVRSDRLGELGDGTKVTVAGIITHRQRPGTAKGVVFLNLEDEAGLVNVLLRPGVWVRFREAALASAVLVTGRLQCNGEVRSVIASKVTPLDGTPVYGARNFQ; via the coding sequence ATGCCTCGCCACCGACAGCGACCGATCTGGCGCGTTCAAGACGTCGATAGTGTACGATCGGGGTATACGGCATCCGACCCTCCGGTGTCGGGTTACGCAGAACTCCATGCGCATAGCTACTTTAGCTTCCTCGACGGTGTCGTCTCACCCGAGGATCTTGTCGCCGCGGCGAGCCATGCAGGTCTCGCTGGGATTGCGCTGACCGACCACAACGGTCTCTACGGGGTCCCTCGCTTTTTGGCGGCTGCTCACTCCGTCGGGATTCAACCGATTATCGGGGCTGAAGTAACCCTCGGTAGAGCAGAGACGCGTACCGGCGCATTCGATCCACCCGGAGAGCATCTCGTGGTCCTTGCAGCCTCGATTGAGGGGTATCAAGCACTCTCTCGAACGCTTGCTGAAGGACATCTTCGGGGAGGATCGAAGGGCGTCTTTTCGTTGTCTCTCGATCAGTTGGCCGCCAACCAACCACGGGATGGCTGGATTGTATTAACTGGATGTCGTAAAGGTCCCCTCTCGCGTGCCTTCATGGAGGAAGGTCCCAACGCGACTCGACGTCGATTGAGTGAATTGGAGGAGCGTTTCGGCCGTGATGCGTTGGTGATTGAGATCCACGATCATGGCGATCCATTGGATGCGGTCCGAGCGGATTTCTTCGCCGCACTTGCGACTGAGCGGGCGTTACCGCTCGTCGGTACGCAAAATGTGCACGCTCTCGATGGCCATGGCCAGCGATTAGCGACGGTTGCGGCTGCGATCAGGTCAAACTCTCGGCTTGCGCAACTCGATGGATACCTGCCGAGTGCGGGGGTACCGCGACTGCGCACCCCCAAGGAGCAGCGACAACATTTTGGACGTTATCCGGGTGTCGTAGCCCAGACGTTGGAGGTGATGGAACGCTGTCGTTTCCCGCTGCAGCTCATCGCTCCGGGTCTGCCTCGCTCGCTTGCTCCTGCGGGTGCGACGGATAGCTCCTGGCTCCGCAACCTCACTTTTGAGCGAGCGCCACAGCGTTATGGAGTCGCGGGTGCTGAACGGGTTCCAGGAGCCTATCGTCAGCTCGGCTACGAGCTTGATATCATCGAGGCATTGGGTTTTGCTGGCTACTTCCTTGTGGTGACCGATCTGGTCGATTTCTGCCGCAGAGAAGGGATCTACTGCCAGGGTCGGGGATCGGCAGCGAACTCCGCCGTCTGTTACGCCCTCGGGATTACCAACGCTGACCCGGTCGCCCTTGGTCTGCTCTTTGAACGTTTTCTCTCTCCTGAGCGCGATGGTCCTCCGGATATCGATATCGATATCGAGAGCGGGCGACGCGAGGAGGTGTTGCAGTATGTCTTTCGTCGCTATGGCAGGGAACACGCCGCTCAAGTCGCCAGCCTGATCACCTACCGGGCTCGTTCGGTGCTCCGCGATAGCGCACGCGTCTACGGTGTGCCTACCACGCAGATCGACCGATGGTCTCGCCAGATCGAACGGCGCGGTTCACTGCGTGCTTCACTGGAGGCGCGCGATCATCGTGGACATCCGCTGCTGGAAGTTCCTACGGATATCGCTCAGATCGCACTCGGTCTCGAAGATGCACCCCGACACCTTGGTCTTCATGTGGGGGGGATGGTGATCTGTGATCGACCGATCATTGAGGTTTGTCCCGTTGAGTGGGCGCGTAAGGCAGAACGAAGTGTGCTGCAATGGGACAAGGACGACTGCGCACGGATGGGACTCGTCAAGTTCGATCTCCTTGGCCTCGGGATGCTGGGCGCGATCCATGAGATGGTCGACCTGGTCAAGGAGGCCTGGGGTGTTACCGTCGACATTGCACTTTTGCCTCAGGAAGAGCAGGTCTACGAGATGTTGCAGCACGCTGACTCGATCGGTCTTTTTCAGGTGGAGTCGCGGGCGCAGATGGCGACATTGCCACGGTTGAAGCCGACCTGTTTTTATGATCTTGTCGTCGAGGTCGCACTCATTCGCCCGGGACCAATCCAGGGAGGGTCGGTCCATCCCTACCTCCGACGCCGGAGCGGGGAGGAGGCGGTGACGTACGCGCATCCACTGCTCGAACGATCGCTCGCCAAGACCCTCGGGGTGCCACTCTTTCAAGAACAACTCATGCAGATGGCGATGGATGTTGCTGGGTTCTCGCCAGCACAGGCTGACGAACTGCGACAGGCGATGAGTTCTCGACGGTCAACGGAGCGCATGGAGCGACTCAAAAGGCGTCTTTTTGCTGGTATGGAGGCCAACGGGGTCGATGACCGGGCAAAGGAGGAGATCTACCAGAAGCTCTCTGCCTTTGCAAACTTTGGGTTCCCGGAGAGTCATGCTGCCTCCTTTGCCTACCTTGTCTATGTCAGTGCGTGGTTTAAACTCCATTACCCGGCAGCGTTGTATGCAGGTATCTTGCGTTCGCAGCCGATGGGGTTCTGGTCTCCGCAGACCTTGCTGCGTGACGCCACTCGTCATGGGGTTGAGATTATGCCTCCTGATGTCAACCACGGGTCAGCTATCACCACCTTGGAGGCTCATGACGGTGAGATCCGGCTTCGAGTGGGACTCAACACCATCCGTGGCATTGGAGACGAGAAGGCTCACGCCATCATCGGGGCCAGACCGTACGACGCTTGGCGGGCGCTTCTCGACCGCGTCGAACTCAACGAGTCTCAGCTGGTCAATCTCGCCAAAGCAGGGGCATTCGACAGCTTTGGTGAACATCGTCATACGGTGATCTGGCAGAGTGGTGAGGTGGTGCGGGATCGGGGGGGACTCTCGGGCATTGTGGCGATGGGCACACAACCTCCTTTCCCGCCCCTCGATGAGAAGGAGCGACAGCGCATGGAGTCTCATGCTCTAGGATTCGTGACCGATGGGCATCCACTGGAGTTGCTCCGCACCTCACTAGAACGATCCGGCGTTGTGCGCTCCGACCGACTAGGAGAGTTGGGCGATGGAACCAAGGTAACGGTGGCGGGCATCATTACCCATCGACAGCGTCCGGGTACGGCAAAGGGTGTCGTCTTCCTCAATCTTGAGGATGAGGCTGGATTAGTGAATGTTCTCCTACGCCCTGGCGTCTGGGTCCGTTTTCGCGAAGCAGCTCTTGCATCTGCTGTGCTCGTGACAGGGAGGTTGCAGTGCAACGGGGAGGTGCGGTCGGTGATCGCCTCCAAAGTGACACCTCTTGACGGCACTCCCGTATATGGAGCGCGTAATTTTCAATAA
- a CDS encoding ABC transporter substrate-binding protein → MSLVVALGGLVLASCGSRTTSLTTPLASAPGITASSVLFASEVDTDGVSHQYASDEVAGIRAVLRLFDEHHGIYGRQLSVVVKDDAGQTAIAADETRYLSMTVGAFALIGDSPSSVLNPISAQASNSGILQLYPIGQATGANTVNTVPPITTSASNLGTLLNYLDLANGAIAVLSPTGIPTIARDLGVKTAPEQLTYTTSGQVQGLTQLTKTVPDLVISFAPAPVTIKLLAELSSLNEAPTVIAVENSTSRQRLRAGAPTFHGDLLRLGTWVPQGALDAAWSGYLTRVDHLLGPEVPLNSATLNGIYSATMSVELLRSVGLNPSRRAILTSLAQHRFSPAIPALGPWSATSGFQGGVLTGTAHPVYVDGARVTLTPPSMASPPSF, encoded by the coding sequence ATGTCATTAGTGGTCGCCTTGGGTGGTCTCGTACTGGCGAGTTGTGGAAGTCGGACGACAAGCCTGACGACACCGCTTGCCTCGGCCCCAGGGATTACCGCTTCGAGCGTGCTGTTTGCGAGCGAGGTCGACACCGATGGGGTATCTCATCAGTATGCCTCTGATGAGGTGGCTGGCATTCGTGCAGTCCTTCGACTTTTTGATGAACACCACGGTATTTATGGCCGCCAGTTGAGCGTTGTTGTGAAAGATGACGCGGGACAGACCGCGATTGCGGCTGACGAGACACGGTATTTGAGCATGACGGTTGGCGCTTTTGCCCTGATAGGTGATAGTCCCTCTTCGGTGCTGAATCCTATCTCGGCCCAGGCCTCGAATTCGGGCATCCTTCAGCTCTATCCGATTGGACAGGCGACGGGGGCGAATACCGTCAATACCGTTCCTCCGATCACTACCTCCGCCTCGAATCTTGGGACGCTTTTGAACTATCTCGATTTAGCTAATGGGGCTATCGCCGTCCTCTCGCCAACCGGTATCCCAACGATCGCTCGTGATCTTGGCGTCAAGACGGCACCGGAACAGCTCACCTATACCACGAGTGGACAAGTGCAAGGGCTGACGCAGCTCACCAAAACGGTCCCGGACCTCGTGATAAGCTTTGCTCCAGCGCCGGTGACGATCAAACTGCTCGCAGAGCTCAGCAGCTTGAATGAGGCGCCGACGGTGATCGCCGTCGAGAACTCTACATCACGTCAACGGTTGCGTGCCGGAGCACCAACGTTTCATGGCGATCTCCTCCGCCTTGGAACTTGGGTGCCTCAAGGAGCCCTTGATGCGGCATGGAGTGGGTATCTGACCAGGGTCGATCATCTCCTCGGCCCAGAAGTCCCCCTAAACTCTGCGACTCTCAACGGTATCTACAGCGCCACGATGTCGGTAGAACTTCTCCGTTCAGTCGGACTCAATCCAAGTCGCCGTGCGATATTGACGAGCTTGGCTCAACACCGCTTCAGCCCGGCCATACCAGCCTTGGGCCCGTGGAGCGCGACTTCGGGATTTCAAGGAGGCGTGTTGACGGGAACTGCGCACCCCGTATACGTTGATGGCGCCCGAGTAACGCTGACACCGCCGAGCATGGCATCACCCCCGAGCTTCTAG
- a CDS encoding acyl-CoA dehydrogenase family protein produces the protein MAWDFATEPAFAAQLAWIEQLVRDEIFPLETLDLATPRLKQIIKPLQEQVKERGLFAAHLPPSLGGQGFGQVKLGLMNEILGMSPIAPLVFGNNAPDSGNAELLALGIEANGAEFQRERYLEPLLRGELASGFSMTEPDAGADPTRISATALRDGDEWVINGHKWYTTNGSVADFLIVMVRTIPDVPARQGMSMLLVPKGTPGVRVVRDIPTMEDPVVRPGSYGNHAEIIYEDVRVPLDHLIGHEGMGFALAQSRLGPGRIHHCMRWLGQSRRAFAMMCERAVSREVFGEPLAAKQTVQNWIADSAAEMSAARLMTLQAAWLIDLKGQKAARKEISMIKYFGAQVLYNVIDRAIQVHGGLGFSSDLPLEQMYRAARAARIYDGPDEVHRMTVARQILRDYEPVEEPTELIATRRAAAKEHFAAQLELLSIDR, from the coding sequence ATGGCGTGGGACTTTGCTACTGAACCCGCATTTGCAGCGCAACTGGCATGGATCGAGCAGTTGGTCCGAGACGAGATTTTCCCGCTCGAAACACTCGATCTTGCTACTCCAAGACTAAAGCAGATCATCAAACCTTTGCAGGAGCAGGTGAAGGAGCGTGGACTTTTTGCTGCTCATCTACCGCCAAGCCTTGGTGGTCAAGGTTTTGGTCAGGTCAAACTCGGACTGATGAATGAGATTCTGGGGATGTCACCAATTGCCCCGCTCGTCTTTGGCAACAACGCTCCCGACTCGGGAAATGCTGAACTTCTCGCTCTTGGTATCGAGGCAAACGGTGCCGAGTTCCAACGCGAGCGCTATCTTGAACCCCTCTTACGCGGTGAACTCGCGAGCGGGTTTTCGATGACTGAGCCCGATGCAGGTGCCGACCCGACGCGCATTAGCGCGACGGCGTTGAGGGACGGTGATGAGTGGGTCATCAACGGGCATAAGTGGTATACCACGAATGGATCGGTGGCAGATTTTCTCATTGTGATGGTCCGGACGATTCCTGATGTACCTGCTCGCCAGGGCATGTCGATGTTACTCGTCCCGAAGGGGACGCCCGGGGTACGTGTGGTGCGCGATATACCCACGATGGAAGATCCTGTCGTGCGCCCAGGCTCCTACGGCAATCACGCGGAGATTATTTACGAGGATGTTCGTGTGCCCCTTGATCATCTCATTGGACATGAAGGGATGGGATTCGCCCTCGCTCAGAGTCGGCTCGGTCCTGGTCGGATCCACCACTGCATGCGATGGCTTGGGCAGTCACGCCGGGCCTTTGCGATGATGTGTGAGCGAGCTGTCTCCAGGGAGGTTTTTGGCGAGCCACTCGCTGCCAAACAGACGGTGCAAAACTGGATCGCCGATTCGGCTGCTGAGATGTCGGCTGCTCGTTTAATGACCCTGCAGGCGGCGTGGTTAATCGATCTGAAGGGACAGAAGGCAGCCCGCAAGGAGATCTCGATGATCAAGTACTTTGGGGCCCAGGTACTCTACAACGTGATCGATCGCGCGATCCAAGTCCACGGTGGTCTAGGGTTCTCCTCCGACCTTCCGCTGGAACAGATGTACCGTGCCGCACGGGCAGCCCGCATCTATGATGGTCCCGATGAGGTGCACCGCATGACGGTCGCTCGCCAGATACTGCGTGATTACGAGCCTGTCGAAGAACCCACTGAACTCATCGCCACCCGGCGCGCGGCGGCCAAAGAACACTTTGCGGCCCAGCTTGAGCTGTTAAGCATCGACCGTTGA
- a CDS encoding PIG-L family deacetylase, with amino-acid sequence MSRDPRTIVSVHAHPDDEASKGAATIAKYAQLGVRAVLVTATGGEEGEYLNPAFKERDPGELPELRMKELARSAEIIGYEQVELLGFRDSGMPGSEANGHVNCFGAVSLETAVRPLVAILRRERPQVMISYGERQDGYPHPDHLRVYEVAKVARDWAGDPDFAPELGPAHRVAKWYWSLWVRARFEALGKAIAAKGIELPFRMTERAGDDDLVTTRIDVRETIGVGPRALLAHETQVDPNSPFWFALSPEELADVYPYEEYHLVGAPEGYSEQDLFAGLEGD; translated from the coding sequence GTGTCGAGAGACCCGCGGACGATTGTGAGCGTTCATGCCCACCCCGATGATGAAGCATCCAAGGGTGCTGCTACCATCGCGAAGTACGCCCAGCTGGGTGTTCGTGCGGTGCTGGTCACCGCCACTGGCGGCGAGGAGGGCGAGTACCTGAATCCAGCCTTTAAGGAGCGGGACCCAGGCGAGTTGCCAGAGCTGAGGATGAAGGAGCTGGCACGGTCTGCTGAGATCATCGGCTATGAGCAGGTTGAACTGCTCGGTTTTCGTGACTCAGGCATGCCTGGTAGTGAGGCCAATGGCCATGTGAACTGCTTTGGTGCGGTCTCACTGGAGACGGCGGTGCGGCCTCTGGTCGCAATTCTTCGACGGGAGCGGCCTCAGGTGATGATCAGTTATGGAGAACGACAGGACGGGTATCCGCATCCCGATCACCTGCGTGTCTACGAGGTAGCAAAGGTCGCCCGTGATTGGGCGGGTGATCCAGACTTCGCCCCTGAACTCGGACCGGCACACCGGGTCGCAAAGTGGTATTGGTCGCTTTGGGTGCGTGCTCGTTTCGAGGCGCTGGGCAAGGCTATCGCTGCGAAGGGGATCGAGCTTCCTTTCCGTATGACAGAACGTGCGGGTGATGATGATCTTGTGACCACTCGTATCGACGTGAGAGAGACCATCGGTGTGGGTCCTCGGGCCTTGCTGGCCCATGAGACCCAGGTGGATCCGAATTCGCCATTCTGGTTTGCGCTCTCCCCTGAGGAACTCGCTGATGTCTATCCCTACGAGGAGTACCATCTTGTCGGCGCGCCGGAAGGCTATAGTGAGCAGGACCTCTTTGCTGGATTAGAGGGGGACTGA
- a CDS encoding SCP2 sterol-binding domain-containing protein, producing the protein MAAWLSEGWIADTLELGAVMPYQAGVSATLQYFLTDTHGTEYAYYWTIRDGQLAAAGLGEHVAPDVELSVSLEDARSMQTGLTDATSAFMEGKLRVDGDLDLLMTLLPITGSNEYQELERELARRTDFDRIGS; encoded by the coding sequence ATGGCTGCATGGCTCTCAGAGGGATGGATTGCGGATACTCTCGAGCTTGGCGCAGTGATGCCGTATCAGGCAGGGGTATCGGCGACGCTTCAGTACTTCCTGACCGATACCCACGGCACCGAGTACGCCTACTACTGGACGATTCGAGATGGCCAGCTCGCCGCCGCCGGACTCGGTGAACACGTCGCTCCTGATGTGGAACTCTCCGTCTCGCTCGAGGATGCACGTAGCATGCAGACGGGTTTGACGGATGCAACGAGCGCGTTTATGGAGGGCAAGTTACGGGTTGACGGAGATCTCGATCTGCTGATGACGTTACTCCCGATCACCGGTTCGAACGAGTATCAGGAACTCGAGCGCGAACTTGCCCGCCGTACGGATTTCGACCGCATCGGATCCTAG
- a CDS encoding inositol monophosphatase family protein, whose amino-acid sequence MLDPWLVLTLVDATIEETSGIDSSPWEKSSGEWVTERDVAIESMMKARLEPLIPGCRILGEEWATRDRMWPSWIGHGPVWVIDPIDGTANYVTGVGPIATMVGLVMDGSPSLSCIRLHNGPALIADSSSVMVVDQPSQSAARRARSRGMVSSRFLPSAVAERFVGALSDDFDILEGSGCAGSDYLELVSGTVDFLIYERVLPWDHVPGAYAATVWGASARMGDGSLYQAQPEGVGLVVSREEALTQRLLGLRRAALRAEPYGQGCPSHNVVDDS is encoded by the coding sequence TTGCTCGATCCTTGGCTGGTCCTTACACTTGTCGATGCGACGATCGAAGAGACTAGCGGGATCGACTCGTCACCGTGGGAAAAATCCTCTGGCGAGTGGGTGACTGAGCGGGATGTCGCCATCGAGTCCATGATGAAGGCGCGGCTTGAGCCTCTCATCCCTGGGTGTCGAATCCTTGGGGAGGAGTGGGCAACGCGCGATCGCATGTGGCCCAGTTGGATCGGGCATGGGCCGGTATGGGTGATCGACCCAATCGATGGTACCGCGAACTATGTGACTGGTGTGGGACCAATCGCTACCATGGTGGGCCTTGTGATGGATGGGTCGCCATCTCTGAGCTGCATTCGGCTGCATAATGGCCCAGCACTCATCGCTGACTCGTCGAGCGTGATGGTTGTTGATCAACCGAGTCAATCCGCAGCGCGACGGGCACGAAGTCGAGGAATGGTCTCCTCGCGATTTCTACCCAGCGCTGTCGCCGAACGGTTCGTGGGTGCGTTGAGCGACGACTTCGATATCCTCGAGGGTTCTGGTTGTGCAGGGAGCGACTATCTCGAGCTGGTGAGCGGTACCGTCGACTTTCTCATCTATGAACGGGTTTTACCGTGGGATCACGTCCCGGGAGCTTACGCCGCGACCGTCTGGGGCGCTTCGGCACGCATGGGGGACGGCTCCCTCTATCAGGCGCAGCCGGAAGGGGTTGGCCTGGTCGTCAGCCGGGAAGAGGCCCTCACGCAGCGCTTGTTGGGGCTCCGACGAGCGGCACTCCGGGCGGAGCC